From the Luteolibacter sp. Y139 genome, one window contains:
- a CDS encoding prenyltransferase/squalene oxidase repeat-containing protein, which translates to MYDDYQPAPEVHEESKMKRMIRRMGLGAFSISVLVHLVFIALAIFYFVKWVDPPQEKVDFLPGGGGGGGKGGEVAHKIQQQKRMMTSPAASRRISSTSTNASFTIPDSSNELMDPGLPMDVGMAEAGEGGGTGGGRGTGNGTGIGSGNGPGKGMGAGGLGIGALIPTIMKGRCTDSERLSMLREAGGTPNVEAGVKNSLAWLKTKQNPDGSWGNSNRVAMTGLTLLCYLGHCENTQSKEYGDNVSRGIAYLIDISMKNDGKLATAFDQNGWVYEHAIGTYALSEALTFSRGLQYPIPNLEECVKKAATLIVAGQNEKGGWDYHYRSTDRNDLSVTGWQMQALKAAHASGVKLDDFDKVIRKAVSWLGDEAHLGDGKFAYVNKDARVGMTAVGTLCLQQWEKAGSTPARNGVKLIMEGLELRVKPNAKVKEAEFAPLYTMKYDGPNCDLYAWYYAVQVMRNAGGKEWEAMNKAILEDIVTAQNSDGSFRNENSKIARNDNLVHVRGTEAAGPSRDIYLQCLNTLMLEVYYRFLPATSAGAKSRGSGLDALDDLR; encoded by the coding sequence ATGTACGACGATTACCAACCGGCACCGGAAGTGCACGAGGAGAGCAAGATGAAGCGCATGATCCGCCGCATGGGTCTTGGCGCCTTCTCGATCTCGGTGCTGGTGCACCTTGTTTTCATCGCCCTCGCGATCTTTTACTTCGTGAAGTGGGTCGATCCGCCGCAGGAAAAAGTCGACTTCCTCCCCGGTGGCGGTGGTGGCGGCGGCAAGGGCGGCGAAGTCGCCCACAAGATCCAGCAGCAGAAGCGGATGATGACCAGTCCGGCCGCATCCCGCCGGATCTCGTCCACGTCCACGAATGCGTCCTTCACGATTCCCGATTCTTCCAATGAGCTCATGGATCCCGGCTTGCCGATGGACGTGGGCATGGCGGAAGCCGGCGAAGGCGGTGGCACCGGCGGTGGCCGCGGCACCGGCAATGGCACGGGCATCGGCTCTGGCAATGGCCCGGGCAAGGGCATGGGAGCCGGCGGCCTCGGCATCGGCGCGCTGATCCCGACCATCATGAAAGGCCGCTGCACGGACAGTGAGCGGCTCTCCATGCTGCGCGAGGCTGGCGGCACCCCGAACGTGGAAGCTGGCGTGAAGAACTCGCTCGCCTGGCTCAAGACCAAGCAGAACCCCGACGGCTCGTGGGGCAATTCCAACAGGGTCGCCATGACCGGCCTCACGCTGCTCTGCTACCTCGGCCACTGCGAGAATACCCAGTCCAAGGAATACGGCGACAATGTCAGCCGCGGCATCGCCTATCTCATCGACATCTCGATGAAGAACGATGGCAAGCTGGCTACGGCATTCGACCAGAACGGGTGGGTGTATGAGCACGCGATCGGCACCTATGCGCTTTCCGAGGCCCTGACCTTTTCCCGCGGCCTCCAGTATCCCATTCCGAACCTCGAGGAGTGCGTGAAGAAGGCGGCGACGCTGATCGTGGCGGGCCAGAACGAAAAGGGCGGCTGGGACTATCACTACCGGTCCACCGACCGCAATGACCTCTCGGTCACCGGCTGGCAGATGCAGGCGCTCAAGGCGGCCCACGCTTCCGGCGTGAAGCTCGACGACTTCGACAAGGTCATCCGCAAGGCGGTCAGCTGGCTCGGCGATGAGGCCCACTTGGGAGATGGCAAATTCGCCTACGTCAACAAGGACGCGCGCGTCGGCATGACCGCGGTCGGCACCCTCTGCCTCCAGCAGTGGGAGAAGGCCGGCTCCACTCCGGCCCGCAACGGCGTGAAGCTGATCATGGAAGGCCTCGAACTTCGCGTGAAGCCGAACGCCAAGGTCAAGGAAGCTGAATTCGCCCCGCTCTACACCATGAAGTATGACGGCCCGAACTGCGACCTCTACGCGTGGTACTACGCCGTGCAGGTGATGCGGAATGCCGGCGGCAAGGAGTGGGAAGCGATGAACAAGGCCATCCTTGAAGACATCGTGACCGCCCAGAATTCGGACGGATCGTTCCGGAATGAGAATTCCAAGATCGCCCGCAATGACAACCTGGTCCACGTCCGTGGCACCGAGGCCGCGGGACCCTCGCGCGATATCTACCTCCAGTGCCTGAACACCCTGATGCTGGAAGTTTACTACCGCTTCCTTCCCGCCACTTCCGCCGGTGCCAAGAGCCGCGGTTCTGGCCTGGATGCGCTGGATGACCTGCGCTGA